One region of Bacterioplanoides sp. SCSIO 12839 genomic DNA includes:
- a CDS encoding Hpt domain-containing protein — protein MSQDYIALEWVKGEIEETLQQAQQALEAYVENPNDKSRLRFCLSYLHQIRGTLQMVEFYGAALLAEEMEAVARAMNDSDALTSASQAEGSPALEVLMQAILQLPHYLQHIKVGRRDLPVVLLPILNELRSVRGESVLPEAALFNPVIKHNSILSSKQAEVYNGNDFRLWAKKVRQMLQAAMLQLLQNKQPDVAKQYLRKTFARLHKALHTTPQGKIWLPALAFTEWLDKQEALTDDAKKVLGQLERLLRSAIEEGAVAVNRAPDEEVLRSLLMFVANSDVSGDAIRKVRAEYSLNNALVSDEDLEQQRNELAGPDKDTVDQVLHALVEEIATVKDRLDLLVRGHEDRTAALSDVAPSLKQITNTMAVLGLGMPRKVLQEQQSEVTRLLEGELTVEDHHLMDIAGALLYVEATLTGMKREGDLNVKVSESSLTDAQKAVLREARNVLEQVKDAIVEYIAKQWAADELADVPSLLHSIEGSLSMIPLPRVAGILSRAAAFVQNQLIHEELKPQWSVLDTLADVLTGVEYFIERYTEKPGNASEELLARAEESLLELPATESLSDAIDEIDLALDDSAEAEVEITSFDDALDLSSVDDSTSEQAITESIDSVENSQVDEDVDEEIELSDADIPAIESAVEVIAELMPVKSSSAEQVVDDAQQVEEVQLVEEVAAEIIVEASKNTVGADSVTAAESQEPAEDDDDLIDDEIIEIFLEEAEEVTETLDEFWPQFKTDHNDQEALTTVRRAFHTLKGSGRMVQAGVIGELAWSIENMFNRVLDETISISDNLIAIVDHVISCLPDLIEDFRSRRAPSHDTQPLMDYAFALAGNEVVEPFAAEATTSGNAAVPDENSEDDEDVALLEVFVAEANSHLVTVEQFIQQSRNEEFSNSLSDQLQRALHTLKGSAHMAGISAIADVAAPLEKMIKELRAYQIKNAPGIVNLVEEGDRLIREGLANDSLISLEHISGTTDFVERLNALEGLLLEPLLQAQESGNVGPSPQTIATFLAQGMDSLLDADGLLQQWQQQGDASILQQLCRDLEQVARGAAKAELPNIEVLANALNVFYGDMLAQQRLAAESPLQLLADAQEALLGMMDCLAAGQETSPATELINQLDAWEFIATEPSVVEVDEATETLVDTEEQDDNSELILADTELSVDELSATDVSDALVADDLPPVADVDLVEEDDEILEIFLEEAEEVSESIESAMERWQQQPDNLLDVAQLQRELHTLKGGARMAELQEIAELCHELETLYEKVNDGRVAVSQDLFTLLQRGHDALASQLDAVKQGQPAKSEQELIHEVLAFAGAGGHLAESTADVTPVDSAADILTETVAEAPEVLEVDLIEPSSALDIPVVEALDESDREILEIFLEEAQDLQEQLDKTLHNWEQQPDDLSQAAEAQRVLHTLKGGARLAGLTEIGDQAHDFEANILKAQQGQIAINDDLFKQYYKIHDLLTQKVEAVEQSLSSDGFVSLGEKSILVEADELNDTASVSTDIESSAAESSDPSTEVIEPIIGGTNEDLSDTQGGNNVVPLRPGSTADTPFEMAGAADNAANTADDAVDAPVAEAEQPLPVTSKALSPTAQPSPGAAQAQATARKAPQELVKVSADLLDNLVNLAGETSIGRGRLEQQVTDFSYTLDEMDVTLDRLRDQLRRLDSETQEQVQFRQERQGPDYDDFDPLEMDRYSAMQQLSRALVESASDLLDLKETLSDKTRDAETLLLQQSRVNTELQEGLMKSRMVPFQRLVPRLRRIVRQISLELGKQVDLKVFNADGEMDRTILERLISPLEHMVRNAVDHGMESEADRLSAGKAAVGSIELDLSRDGGDIVLKLRDDGKGVNLQAVRKKAIERGLMESDADLSDQEITQFILQAGFSTAEKVTQISGRGVGMDVVTSEIKQMGGSVAIQSEAGQGTEFTVRLPFTVSVNRALMVRVGDDLYAIPLNNIEGIVRASASELQTLYDIPSDERRYSYAGNDYRLEYLGNMLDNEAQPKFAAQHLPLPVLLIRGAAPFALQVDSLLGSREIVVKTLGPQFASVMGVSGGTILGDGSVVIILDLPAMIRTQASIEYQHAKALDVQDAERRHELESRLPRILVVDDSVTVRKVTTRLLERNGMEVFTAKDGVDAMATLQDHKPDLMLLDIEMPRMDGFEVASQVRHDSRLKDIPIIMITSRTGDKHRERALSIGVNEYMGKPFQEDLLLSTMNQLLGRKEH, from the coding sequence ATGAGCCAGGACTACATCGCCCTTGAATGGGTAAAAGGGGAAATCGAAGAGACGCTTCAGCAAGCTCAACAAGCGCTGGAGGCTTATGTCGAAAACCCAAATGACAAGAGTCGACTGAGATTCTGTTTGAGCTATCTGCATCAAATCCGTGGCACTCTGCAAATGGTGGAGTTTTACGGCGCTGCCTTACTGGCAGAAGAAATGGAAGCGGTAGCCCGAGCCATGAATGATAGCGATGCATTAACTTCAGCTTCTCAGGCCGAAGGCTCTCCAGCGCTTGAAGTCCTGATGCAGGCTATTTTGCAGTTGCCTCACTACTTGCAGCACATCAAAGTCGGACGTCGTGATCTGCCGGTTGTTTTGCTGCCAATACTGAATGAATTGCGTTCGGTGCGTGGTGAGAGTGTTTTACCGGAAGCGGCCCTGTTTAATCCGGTGATCAAACACAACTCGATTCTCTCTTCTAAGCAAGCTGAGGTATACAACGGTAACGATTTCCGCTTGTGGGCGAAAAAAGTTCGCCAGATGCTACAGGCAGCCATGTTGCAGCTGTTACAGAACAAACAGCCTGATGTTGCCAAACAGTACTTGCGAAAAACCTTTGCCCGTCTTCATAAGGCTCTGCATACAACCCCCCAGGGAAAAATCTGGCTGCCAGCGTTAGCTTTTACTGAATGGCTGGATAAACAAGAAGCCCTAACCGATGACGCCAAAAAGGTACTTGGTCAATTAGAACGACTGTTGCGCTCGGCTATCGAAGAAGGCGCTGTAGCCGTCAACCGTGCACCTGATGAAGAGGTGTTACGTTCATTATTAATGTTTGTTGCTAACTCGGATGTTAGCGGTGATGCAATTCGTAAGGTTCGGGCAGAATATTCACTGAATAATGCTTTGGTCAGTGATGAAGATCTTGAGCAGCAGCGTAATGAGCTGGCGGGTCCGGATAAGGATACGGTTGATCAGGTCTTACATGCTTTGGTTGAAGAAATTGCCACCGTTAAGGATCGCCTGGACTTGTTGGTGCGTGGTCATGAAGATCGCACTGCCGCGTTGTCCGATGTTGCTCCATCTCTAAAACAAATTACCAATACCATGGCCGTTCTTGGCCTGGGAATGCCGCGCAAGGTATTGCAAGAACAGCAAAGTGAAGTGACTCGCCTGCTAGAAGGCGAGTTGACCGTAGAAGACCATCACTTGATGGATATTGCGGGTGCGTTGTTGTATGTCGAAGCCACTCTGACCGGAATGAAGCGTGAGGGTGACCTCAATGTTAAAGTCAGCGAAAGTTCGCTGACGGATGCGCAGAAAGCTGTGTTACGTGAAGCGCGCAATGTGCTTGAGCAGGTTAAAGATGCCATCGTTGAATACATTGCTAAGCAATGGGCGGCTGATGAGCTGGCGGATGTACCTTCATTGCTGCACAGCATCGAAGGCTCTTTGAGCATGATCCCATTGCCGCGTGTTGCTGGAATTTTGTCCCGTGCTGCGGCGTTTGTTCAGAATCAATTGATTCATGAAGAGTTAAAACCACAATGGTCGGTTCTTGATACGTTGGCAGATGTGCTGACGGGGGTTGAATACTTTATTGAGCGTTACACCGAGAAGCCGGGTAATGCCAGTGAAGAACTTCTTGCGCGGGCTGAAGAGTCGTTGCTCGAGTTGCCAGCGACTGAATCGTTAAGTGATGCCATTGATGAAATTGATCTGGCACTGGACGATTCTGCGGAAGCTGAAGTTGAGATTACCTCCTTTGACGATGCACTCGATTTGTCTTCAGTCGATGACAGTACTTCAGAGCAAGCGATAACGGAGTCGATCGATAGTGTTGAAAATTCTCAGGTTGATGAAGACGTCGATGAAGAGATTGAGCTGAGCGATGCGGATATCCCGGCGATCGAGAGCGCCGTTGAAGTCATTGCTGAATTGATGCCAGTGAAGTCATCTTCCGCAGAGCAAGTTGTTGATGATGCGCAACAGGTTGAAGAAGTTCAGCTGGTTGAAGAAGTTGCGGCAGAAATTATTGTTGAAGCGAGCAAAAATACCGTTGGCGCTGACTCAGTAACTGCAGCGGAAAGCCAGGAGCCGGCTGAAGATGACGATGATCTTATTGATGATGAGATCATCGAGATTTTCCTCGAAGAAGCCGAGGAAGTCACTGAAACACTGGATGAGTTTTGGCCACAATTTAAAACCGATCATAATGATCAGGAAGCCTTAACTACGGTTCGTCGTGCCTTCCATACACTGAAAGGCTCTGGTCGCATGGTGCAGGCTGGTGTGATTGGTGAGCTGGCCTGGTCAATTGAGAATATGTTCAATCGTGTTCTCGATGAGACGATCAGCATCAGTGATAACCTGATTGCCATCGTTGATCATGTGATCAGCTGCCTGCCAGATTTGATTGAAGACTTCCGCAGCCGTCGTGCTCCTTCTCACGATACACAGCCATTAATGGACTATGCCTTTGCATTGGCGGGCAACGAAGTGGTTGAACCTTTTGCTGCAGAGGCTACGACAAGCGGCAATGCTGCTGTGCCAGATGAGAACAGTGAGGACGATGAAGACGTTGCCTTGCTGGAAGTATTTGTTGCTGAAGCTAATTCACACCTGGTCACAGTCGAGCAGTTTATCCAGCAAAGCCGGAATGAAGAGTTCAGTAACTCCCTGAGTGATCAGTTGCAGCGCGCATTGCATACTCTGAAAGGCAGTGCCCACATGGCTGGTATTTCAGCGATTGCGGATGTGGCTGCACCGCTGGAAAAAATGATCAAAGAATTGCGGGCTTATCAGATAAAAAATGCCCCTGGTATTGTCAATCTGGTAGAGGAAGGTGATCGTCTGATTCGTGAAGGTTTGGCGAACGATTCGTTGATATCGCTTGAACATATCTCCGGAACCACGGACTTCGTTGAACGTTTGAATGCACTGGAAGGCTTGTTGTTGGAGCCATTGTTGCAAGCTCAGGAGTCCGGCAATGTTGGCCCGAGCCCTCAGACAATTGCGACCTTCCTGGCGCAAGGCATGGATTCTTTACTGGATGCCGATGGCTTGTTGCAGCAATGGCAGCAGCAAGGTGATGCCAGCATCCTCCAGCAGCTTTGCCGTGACCTCGAACAGGTTGCACGTGGCGCGGCAAAAGCCGAGTTGCCAAATATCGAAGTGCTGGCCAATGCCTTAAATGTTTTTTACGGCGATATGCTGGCACAGCAACGTCTCGCAGCAGAGAGTCCTCTGCAATTGTTGGCTGATGCTCAGGAAGCCTTGTTGGGGATGATGGATTGCCTGGCGGCAGGACAAGAAACCTCTCCGGCGACTGAGCTGATTAACCAGCTGGATGCCTGGGAATTTATTGCTACTGAGCCATCGGTTGTCGAAGTCGATGAAGCGACTGAAACCCTTGTCGATACAGAAGAGCAAGACGATAACAGTGAACTGATATTGGCTGACACTGAGCTTTCTGTTGACGAACTTTCTGCTACAGACGTTAGTGACGCGCTTGTAGCAGATGATTTGCCACCGGTCGCGGACGTTGATCTCGTTGAAGAAGATGATGAGATTCTGGAAATCTTCCTGGAAGAAGCTGAGGAAGTGTCAGAGTCGATAGAATCTGCGATGGAGCGTTGGCAACAACAGCCAGATAATTTGCTGGATGTTGCCCAGTTACAACGTGAGTTGCACACCCTGAAAGGTGGCGCTCGTATGGCAGAGCTGCAGGAAATTGCGGAACTGTGCCATGAGTTAGAAACCTTATATGAAAAAGTGAATGATGGCCGTGTTGCTGTCAGCCAGGATTTATTTACTTTATTACAGCGTGGTCACGATGCTCTGGCATCTCAGCTTGATGCGGTGAAGCAAGGACAGCCAGCAAAAAGCGAACAAGAACTGATCCACGAAGTGCTGGCATTTGCGGGCGCAGGTGGTCATTTAGCGGAATCAACCGCTGATGTCACACCGGTTGATTCTGCTGCAGACATACTTACTGAAACTGTTGCAGAAGCCCCCGAGGTGTTGGAGGTTGATCTGATTGAGCCTTCATCCGCACTGGATATTCCGGTTGTTGAAGCACTGGATGAGTCGGATCGCGAAATTCTGGAAATCTTCCTTGAAGAGGCGCAAGACCTTCAGGAGCAGCTTGATAAAACGCTACATAATTGGGAGCAGCAGCCTGATGATTTATCTCAGGCAGCTGAGGCTCAGCGGGTATTGCATACTCTGAAGGGTGGTGCCCGGTTAGCCGGTTTAACGGAAATTGGTGATCAGGCACATGACTTTGAAGCCAATATTCTTAAAGCACAGCAAGGTCAGATTGCAATCAATGATGACCTGTTTAAGCAGTACTATAAAATTCATGATTTGCTGACTCAAAAAGTTGAGGCCGTCGAGCAAAGCTTGTCCAGTGATGGTTTTGTTTCGCTGGGTGAAAAGTCGATTCTGGTCGAAGCGGACGAGTTGAATGACACTGCATCGGTGTCCACTGATATTGAATCTTCTGCTGCGGAGTCATCCGATCCTTCAACTGAAGTGATTGAACCCATTATTGGTGGTACGAATGAAGACCTGAGCGACACTCAGGGTGGCAATAATGTTGTACCTCTGCGTCCAGGTTCTACGGCGGATACACCGTTCGAGATGGCTGGAGCTGCGGATAACGCGGCCAACACAGCGGATGATGCCGTGGATGCTCCTGTTGCAGAAGCAGAGCAACCTCTACCCGTTACTAGCAAAGCTCTTTCGCCTACCGCTCAGCCTTCCCCGGGTGCGGCGCAAGCTCAGGCAACAGCACGTAAAGCGCCTCAAGAGCTGGTCAAGGTATCGGCAGATTTGTTGGATAACCTGGTAAACCTGGCGGGTGAAACCTCTATTGGTCGTGGCCGTCTTGAGCAGCAGGTTACCGATTTCTCGTACACCCTCGATGAAATGGATGTAACGCTGGATCGTTTACGTGACCAGTTACGTCGACTTGACTCTGAAACACAAGAACAGGTGCAGTTTCGTCAAGAGCGTCAGGGGCCGGATTATGATGATTTCGACCCGCTGGAAATGGATCGCTATTCAGCGATGCAGCAGCTTTCGCGAGCGCTGGTTGAGTCCGCATCGGATTTGTTAGACCTGAAAGAAACGCTTTCTGATAAGACGCGTGATGCTGAAACTTTATTGCTGCAGCAAAGTCGTGTGAACACTGAGCTGCAGGAAGGCCTGATGAAGAGTCGCATGGTTCCGTTCCAGCGGCTGGTACCACGTTTACGTCGTATTGTTCGTCAGATCAGTCTTGAGCTGGGTAAGCAGGTCGATTTAAAAGTTTTCAATGCCGATGGTGAGATGGACCGGACCATTCTGGAACGTCTGATTTCGCCGCTCGAGCATATGGTTCGTAACGCTGTAGACCACGGTATGGAAAGCGAAGCGGATCGTCTCTCTGCAGGTAAGGCAGCGGTTGGTAGTATTGAACTGGATCTCTCCCGTGATGGGGGTGATATTGTTCTGAAGCTACGTGATGATGGTAAAGGCGTTAATCTTCAGGCTGTGCGTAAAAAGGCCATTGAGCGTGGCTTAATGGAATCTGATGCCGACCTGAGTGACCAGGAAATTACTCAGTTTATTTTGCAGGCTGGTTTCTCTACGGCAGAGAAGGTGACTCAGATTTCTGGTCGTGGCGTTGGCATGGACGTTGTGACCAGTGAAATCAAACAAATGGGCGGTAGCGTTGCGATCCAATCTGAAGCGGGTCAGGGCACTGAATTCACCGTACGTTTGCCATTCACCGTATCGGTTAACCGCGCTCTGATGGTACGAGTGGGTGATGATTTATATGCCATTCCTCTGAATAACATCGAAGGTATTGTGCGTGCTTCGGCCTCTGAGCTGCAAACGTTATACGATATCCCATCGGATGAGCGTCGTTATAGTTATGCTGGTAACGATTATCGCCTTGAGTATCTTGGCAATATGCTGGATAACGAGGCTCAGCCGAAGTTTGCCGCCCAACATTTACCACTGCCCGTTTTGTTAATCCGGGGAGCGGCTCCGTTTGCGCTGCAAGTTGATTCTTTGCTGGGTTCGCGTGAAATTGTTGTAAAAACACTGGGTCCACAGTTCGCCTCCGTGATGGGGGTATCAGGTGGTACGATTCTGGGGGATGGTAGCGTGGTTATCATTCTCGATTTGCCAGCGATGATCCGTACACAAGCCAGTATCGAGTACCAGCACGCGAAAGCACTGGATGTTCAGGATGCAGAGCGTCGTCACGAGCTCGAAAGCCGTTTACCACGTATTTTGGTGGTTGATGATTCGGTGACGGTTCGTAAGGTAACGACGCGCCTGCTTGAGCGTAATGGCATGGAAGTCTTTACCGCAAAAGACGGTGTTGATGCGATGGCAACATTACAAGACCATAAACCTGACCTGATGCTGCTGGATATTGAAATGCCGCGCATGGATGGCTTTGAGGTTGCGTCGCAGGTTCGTCATGACTCTCGCCTGAAAGATATTCCAATCATCATGATTACCTCACGGACCGGTGATAAACACCGTGAGCGTGCATTATCTATTGGTGTGAATGAATACATGGGTAAACCATTCCAGGAAGATTTGCTGTTAAGTACGATGAACCAGTTATTAGGGCGTAAGGAACACTGA
- a CDS encoding protein-glutamate O-methyltransferase CheR gives MSYQLQSGINYVPKLDDVQFGRWQNLLEERTGMCLPLQRRSFLQTSLGLRMQEIGCASYEEYYQRVTDGPSGAIEWNTLVDRLTVQETRFFRDPDAYEFVDQYVQQLVTELADDETLECWSVGCSSGEEAYSLAMVADRYLTPLGKRYAVTGTDISTIVLRKARSGRYQPRALEWVPQDYLASSFKTSGINEIEISDRLRKRCCFSQVNILNLEACPLNSQHIIYCQNVLIYFRRWRRREILNVLAERLAPGGILVIGLGEMVDFNHPLLEPVHNGQISAFVRKKTNSTGETARR, from the coding sequence ATGTCTTATCAGTTGCAATCAGGGATCAACTACGTGCCTAAGCTGGACGATGTTCAGTTTGGGCGCTGGCAGAATCTGTTAGAGGAGCGCACTGGAATGTGCTTGCCTTTGCAGAGACGCTCTTTTCTGCAGACCAGCCTGGGGCTGCGCATGCAGGAAATAGGCTGTGCCAGTTACGAAGAATATTACCAGCGTGTTACCGATGGCCCTTCCGGGGCAATTGAATGGAATACACTGGTTGATCGCCTGACGGTGCAGGAAACTCGTTTTTTTCGTGATCCGGATGCTTACGAGTTTGTTGATCAATACGTTCAGCAGCTTGTCACAGAACTTGCCGACGATGAGACGTTAGAGTGCTGGAGTGTTGGTTGCTCTTCAGGAGAAGAAGCTTACAGTCTGGCAATGGTGGCTGATCGTTATTTAACGCCTCTGGGTAAACGTTACGCGGTAACGGGTACCGATATTTCCACCATTGTATTGAGGAAAGCGCGCTCAGGGCGCTATCAGCCTCGTGCACTGGAATGGGTTCCTCAGGATTATCTGGCGAGCTCATTTAAAACCAGTGGTATCAATGAAATAGAGATCAGTGATCGCTTGCGTAAGCGTTGTTGCTTCAGTCAGGTCAATATTCTGAACCTGGAAGCCTGCCCACTGAACTCTCAGCACATTATTTATTGTCAGAACGTTCTTATTTATTTCAGACGCTGGCGGCGTCGGGAAATTCTGAATGTTTTAGCTGAACGGCTGGCGCCCGGCGGTATTTTGGTTATTGGTTTGGGGGAGATGGTGGATTTCAATCACCCTTTACTGGAGCCGGTTCATAACGGCCAGATATCTGCATTCGTGCGTAAGAAAACGAATTCGACAGGGGAGACCGCAAGGCGATGA
- a CDS encoding methyl-accepting chemotaxis protein — protein sequence MSGNTGSVLSTVFRNRANGILAGLLFLFLGVFIAITVYVNALSNRDDQYIEHSGELRVLSQELAKNAVEAAGGKEEAFGQLKQARDNFDLRWGYLTRGNSDTGLEPAEVATMTDVQGIWDSVKGNADQIIRAQDIILSLHEVAATLAETIPQLQVEYDEIVEILLDNDAPADQVAVAQRQSWLAERIVRSVNKVLAGGEDAVMAADAFGRDASLFGRVLSGMIQGNVAMNISQVTDEEAIYALAEVAELFEFVSGSVDEILETSPELFQVREASDSIFGDSRTLLEQTSQLTTSIQNDTGARAVLQFVGYISVLLAVVMMIMLGVVSYRDTRRDLDETANQNDQNQMAILRLLDEIADLADGDLTASATVTEDFTGAIADSINYAIDQMRSLVSAINETAVQVSSAAQETQATAMHLAEASEHQAQEIAGASAAINEMAVSIDQVSANASESSAVAERSVAIANKGAEVVQATINGMDNIREQIQETSKRIKRLGESSQEIGDIISLITDIADQTNILSLNAAIQASMAGDAGRGFAVVADEVQRLAERSAAATKQIEALVKTIQNDTNEAVISMETTTSEVVRGARLAQDAGVALEEIENVSKNLAELIQNISNAARQQASSAGHISNTMNVIQEITSQTSAGTTATAKSIGNLAEMANKLRESVAGFKLPESEIELDEQHVL from the coding sequence ATGAGCGGAAATACAGGAAGCGTCTTATCGACGGTCTTCAGGAATCGGGCCAACGGTATTCTGGCTGGCCTGCTGTTCTTATTCCTGGGTGTTTTTATTGCCATTACGGTATATGTGAACGCCTTGTCGAACCGGGATGACCAATATATTGAGCATTCTGGTGAGTTACGTGTTTTGTCGCAGGAATTGGCAAAGAACGCAGTAGAGGCCGCCGGCGGTAAAGAAGAAGCCTTCGGCCAGCTGAAACAAGCACGTGATAACTTCGACTTGCGCTGGGGTTATCTGACGCGTGGTAATTCAGATACTGGCCTGGAGCCGGCTGAAGTCGCCACCATGACTGACGTACAAGGGATTTGGGATTCGGTTAAAGGTAATGCTGACCAAATTATCCGTGCTCAGGATATTATTCTCTCGCTGCACGAAGTTGCGGCCACGCTTGCAGAAACCATTCCTCAGCTGCAGGTGGAATACGATGAGATTGTAGAAATTCTGCTCGATAACGATGCGCCTGCTGATCAGGTCGCCGTTGCACAGCGTCAGTCCTGGTTGGCAGAGCGTATTGTACGCTCGGTGAACAAAGTATTGGCGGGTGGTGAAGATGCGGTAATGGCCGCTGATGCCTTTGGTCGGGATGCTTCGTTATTCGGTCGTGTATTGAGCGGTATGATTCAGGGCAACGTTGCCATGAATATCTCTCAGGTTACCGATGAAGAGGCAATCTATGCCCTGGCAGAGGTTGCTGAGTTATTCGAATTCGTATCCGGCTCGGTGGATGAAATTCTTGAAACGTCTCCTGAACTGTTCCAGGTGCGTGAGGCATCCGACAGCATCTTTGGTGATTCACGTACACTGCTGGAGCAAACGTCTCAGTTAACCACCAGTATTCAGAACGATACGGGCGCCCGTGCGGTACTGCAGTTTGTAGGTTACATCTCGGTACTGCTGGCTGTGGTGATGATGATTATGTTGGGTGTGGTTTCTTACCGTGATACCCGTCGCGACCTTGATGAAACTGCGAACCAGAATGACCAGAACCAGATGGCGATTTTACGTCTGCTGGATGAAATTGCTGACCTTGCAGATGGTGACCTAACCGCCTCAGCAACGGTAACCGAAGACTTTACCGGTGCGATTGCTGACTCCATTAACTACGCAATCGACCAGATGCGCTCGTTAGTATCGGCGATTAACGAAACAGCGGTACAGGTATCGTCGGCGGCTCAGGAAACTCAGGCAACGGCAATGCACCTGGCGGAAGCTTCTGAGCACCAGGCGCAGGAAATTGCTGGAGCCTCGGCTGCGATTAACGAAATGGCAGTGTCGATTGACCAGGTATCTGCGAACGCATCGGAATCTTCCGCGGTTGCGGAGCGATCGGTTGCGATCGCGAACAAAGGTGCCGAAGTGGTACAGGCAACGATCAACGGCATGGATAACATCCGTGAGCAGATTCAGGAAACGTCTAAACGTATTAAACGTCTGGGTGAATCCTCGCAGGAGATTGGTGACATCATCTCCCTGATTACCGATATTGCTGACCAAACCAACATTCTGTCCCTTAACGCTGCTATTCAGGCATCGATGGCGGGTGACGCCGGTCGAGGCTTCGCGGTAGTTGCGGATGAGGTACAGCGTCTTGCGGAACGTTCTGCTGCGGCAACGAAGCAGATTGAGGCGCTGGTTAAAACGATTCAGAACGATACCAACGAAGCGGTTATCTCGATGGAAACCACCACCTCCGAGGTGGTACGTGGTGCTCGCCTGGCACAGGATGCGGGTGTTGCTCTGGAAGAGATTGAGAACGTATCGAAAAACCTGGCGGAATTGATTCAGAACATTTCCAACGCCGCCCGTCAGCAGGCTTCTTCTGCGGGTCATATTTCCAACACGATGAACGTTATTCAGGAAATTACCTCGCAGACTTCTGCCGGTACCACTGCGACGGCGAAGTCGATTGGTAACCTGGCGGAGATGGCTAACAAGCTGCGTGAATCGGTAGCTGGCTTCAAGCTGCCTGAGAGTGAAATCGAACTTGATGAGCAGCACGTGCTATAA
- a CDS encoding chemotaxis protein CheW, producing the protein MHPFAQLLDIAERSRSNASELPQQVELVRYWRGVGFMLAGQQFAADMSEVAEILQPPRLTKVPGVRSWVLGVANVRGRLVPVMDLAGLLGLPSKANWRSRRVLVVEHGDHMIGLLVDAVLGMQQFADDRQVEMPDIAAEFDKFVTRAYERDGRHWPVFQLLDLVQAPEFLQIAV; encoded by the coding sequence ATGCACCCGTTTGCTCAGCTACTGGATATTGCTGAACGCAGCCGCTCGAACGCTTCGGAATTGCCGCAACAGGTCGAGCTGGTACGCTACTGGCGTGGTGTTGGTTTTATGCTGGCAGGTCAGCAGTTTGCTGCTGATATGTCGGAAGTGGCTGAAATACTGCAGCCGCCGCGTTTGACCAAAGTGCCTGGTGTGCGCAGCTGGGTGTTGGGTGTCGCGAATGTTCGTGGTCGTCTGGTGCCGGTAATGGATCTTGCTGGTTTGCTGGGGCTTCCCTCAAAAGCAAACTGGCGCAGTCGCCGTGTTCTTGTGGTTGAACATGGTGACCATATGATCGGTTTGCTGGTGGATGCGGTGCTGGGGATGCAGCAATTTGCGGATGATCGTCAGGTTGAAATGCCGGATATAGCAGCGGAATTTGATAAGTTTGTAACTCGCGCCTATGAGCGGGATGGTCGTCATTGGCCGGTTTTCCAGTTGTTGGATCTGGTTCAGGCACCAGAGTTTTTACAAATAGCCGTATAA
- the pilH gene encoding twitching motility response regulator PilH, with product MSRILVVDDSPTETEAFRKMLEANGHEVISAENGADGVAVARQEKPDVVLMDIVMPGLNGFQATRQLTKDPETQHIPVIIVTTKDQETDRVWGKRQGASGYLVKPVAEATLLSEIASVMAG from the coding sequence ATGTCCCGCATTTTGGTAGTTGATGATTCTCCAACCGAAACTGAAGCATTCCGTAAAATGCTAGAGGCCAATGGCCATGAAGTGATCAGTGCTGAGAATGGTGCCGACGGTGTTGCCGTTGCCCGCCAGGAAAAGCCTGACGTTGTATTGATGGATATTGTAATGCCAGGCCTGAATGGCTTTCAGGCAACCCGTCAGTTGACCAAGGATCCGGAAACGCAACATATTCCGGTGATTATTGTGACCACCAAAGATCAGGAAACGGATCGGGTTTGGGGTAAGCGTCAGGGAGCCAGCGGTTATCTGGTTAAGCCGGTTGCAGAGGCGACTCTGTTGTCTGAAATTGCATCGGTAATGGCAGGCTGA